The Pseudomonas sp. G2-4 genome window below encodes:
- a CDS encoding YebC/PmpR family DNA-binding transcriptional regulator has translation MGAQWKVKHKEAAANAKGKIFGKLVKEITIAARNGADTATNAHLRLVVEQAKKASMPRETLERAIKKGSGQLGETVQYHRVTYEGFAPHQVPLIVECVTDNINRTVAEIRVAFRKGQLGASGSVAWDFNHVGMIEAAPDSPDADPEMAAIEAGAQDFEPGEEGATLFLTDPVDLDAVQKALPEQGFTVLSAKLGYQPKNPVSGLTDEQMAEVEAFLEGLDNHDDVQDMFVGLAG, from the coding sequence ATGGGCGCACAGTGGAAGGTTAAACACAAAGAAGCGGCTGCCAACGCCAAGGGCAAGATCTTCGGCAAGCTGGTGAAAGAAATCACCATTGCCGCGCGCAACGGTGCCGATACCGCGACCAACGCGCACTTGCGACTGGTGGTCGAGCAGGCGAAGAAGGCCTCGATGCCCCGCGAGACCCTGGAGCGTGCGATCAAGAAAGGTTCTGGCCAGCTCGGTGAGACCGTGCAATACCACCGCGTCACTTACGAAGGGTTTGCCCCGCATCAGGTGCCGCTGATCGTTGAATGCGTGACCGACAACATCAACCGCACCGTTGCCGAAATTCGCGTTGCGTTCCGCAAGGGCCAACTGGGCGCCTCGGGCTCGGTGGCGTGGGACTTCAATCATGTCGGCATGATCGAGGCCGCGCCGGACAGCCCGGACGCCGATCCGGAAATGGCCGCCATCGAGGCCGGTGCCCAGGATTTTGAGCCAGGCGAAGAGGGCGCGACGTTGTTCCTCACTGATCCTGTCGATCTTGATGCCGTGCAGAAGGCGCTGCCGGAGCAGGGTTTCACCGTGTTGTCGGCGAAGCTGGGCTATCAGCCGAAGAACCCGGTCAGCGGCCTGACCGATGAGCAAATGGCTGAAGTCGAAGCGTTCCTTGAAGGCCTCGACAACCATGATGATGTGCAGGATATGTTTGTCGGGTTGGCGGGGTAA
- the tssI gene encoding type VI secretion system tip protein TssI/VgrG — protein sequence MRNDTESPFSLILTQSDLRLQVLRLNGREALNQPYRFDLELIGLAPPMNPDALLGQPAFLRLDGESGIHGIVHSVSLSAHTSHRIGYRVALVPYLQHLDQGPRRRIFHRLSVVQVLQRLLEDNALPVHSYRFELLHGQYPLRPFCIQYEESDLDLLQRLCEEEGIHYHFEHALEGHVLVFAEDPASFPAQPIELTLRQDAGPQSTIQRLYQRHHSITPGLPADFSDRAMSEAAASAANHAFKSVDHETMRRNPAQAYRDQVGRRNLERLRCRQRQIHGHSTQPTLRSGHIAQISEHPISTFNDQWLITEVQHRGRQFSILETNLPSTPPARDYRNRFSAIAWSTVFRPALKHRKPSIPGYHLAHVLGPPGQPARRDERGHVDVSLWAPDDEGISLPVSRLTLDASPTLIAGSEVRVSFLDGDPDRPVLCPGAVDTGAGSAAAAPKPPLRDHDAGLLLDWLLNPPDLTP from the coding sequence ATGCGCAACGACACGGAAAGTCCCTTCAGCCTGATCCTCACGCAAAGCGACTTGAGACTGCAAGTATTGCGGCTCAACGGTCGGGAAGCCCTCAACCAGCCGTACCGCTTTGACCTCGAACTGATCGGCCTGGCGCCGCCGATGAATCCCGACGCGCTACTCGGGCAACCGGCCTTCCTGCGCCTGGACGGCGAGTCGGGCATCCATGGGATTGTCCACAGCGTCAGCCTGAGCGCTCATACCTCGCACCGCATCGGCTACCGCGTGGCGCTGGTGCCTTACCTCCAGCATTTGGATCAAGGCCCACGACGCCGGATTTTCCATCGACTCAGCGTTGTGCAAGTGCTGCAACGTCTGTTGGAAGACAACGCGCTGCCCGTCCACAGCTACCGTTTCGAACTGCTCCATGGGCAGTATCCGCTCCGGCCCTTCTGCATCCAGTACGAGGAAAGCGATCTGGATCTGTTACAACGCTTATGCGAGGAAGAAGGCATCCACTATCACTTCGAACATGCCCTCGAGGGGCATGTCCTGGTGTTCGCCGAAGACCCTGCCAGCTTTCCCGCGCAGCCGATCGAGTTGACACTGCGCCAGGACGCCGGCCCGCAATCGACGATCCAACGACTTTATCAGCGTCACCACTCAATAACGCCTGGCCTGCCTGCAGACTTCAGCGACCGGGCGATGAGCGAAGCGGCCGCCAGCGCAGCGAATCACGCGTTCAAAAGTGTCGACCACGAAACAATGCGGCGCAATCCGGCGCAGGCTTATCGTGACCAGGTCGGTCGCCGGAACCTTGAACGGTTGCGCTGTCGGCAACGGCAGATCCACGGCCACAGCACCCAGCCAACCTTGCGCAGCGGCCATATCGCGCAGATCAGCGAACACCCGATCTCCACCTTCAATGACCAATGGCTGATCACAGAAGTCCAGCATCGCGGGCGACAGTTTTCGATTCTTGAAACCAACCTGCCGTCCACACCGCCTGCCCGAGACTATCGCAACCGATTCTCGGCCATTGCATGGTCCACCGTGTTCAGGCCGGCACTCAAGCATCGCAAACCGAGTATCCCCGGTTATCACCTCGCTCATGTGCTCGGTCCTCCCGGCCAGCCGGCCAGACGCGATGAGCGCGGCCACGTCGATGTCAGCCTGTGGGCACCGGATGACGAAGGCATCAGCCTGCCCGTGTCGCGACTGACGCTGGACGCCAGCCCCACCCTGATAGCCGGCAGTGAAGTACGGGTGAGCTTTCTCGATGGCGACCCCGACCGGCCGGTGCTGTGCCCCGGGGCTGTCGATACCGGCGCAGGATCGGCCGCGGCAGCGCCGAAACCACCGTTGCGCGATCATGATGCGGGGCTGCTGTTGGACTGGCTGCTGAACCCTCCGGACTTGACGCCCTGA
- a CDS encoding pyridoxal-phosphate dependent enzyme, whose protein sequence is MLLPALDWHPQPHLEPLHLDWLVHAGIEVAVLRLDRIDSLISGNKWFKLVHHLRAAHEVGAEGVMSLGGAYSNHLHALAAAGKRFGFATVGLLRGNPQDTPTVLDLKAFGMTLHWLGYGGYRERHAADFWVPWQARYPHLHPVPEGGSGLPGAQGCMGWVTSAREQLATLGWADYHGWWLACGTGTSLAGLVLAEAGERPVYGVLAVPQDHGVAQQVASIMATAGLCSPRYELFDGSRGGFARVDAELSAFIETTAALELEPLYTGKALMLLKTQVEAGRFVPGTRLIFVHTGGLQGRRGFE, encoded by the coding sequence ATGCTACTCCCCGCCCTCGACTGGCACCCCCAACCCCACCTCGAACCCCTTCATCTGGACTGGCTTGTCCATGCCGGCATTGAAGTGGCGGTGTTGCGCCTGGACCGCATCGATTCACTGATCAGTGGTAACAAGTGGTTCAAGTTGGTTCACCATTTGCGCGCGGCCCACGAGGTCGGTGCCGAAGGGGTCATGAGCCTGGGAGGCGCCTATTCCAACCATTTGCATGCCCTGGCCGCGGCAGGCAAGCGTTTCGGTTTTGCAACCGTCGGGCTGCTGCGCGGCAACCCCCAGGACACGCCGACGGTGCTCGACCTGAAAGCGTTCGGTATGACGTTGCACTGGTTGGGGTATGGCGGATACCGAGAGCGACACGCTGCAGATTTCTGGGTGCCGTGGCAGGCGCGTTACCCACATTTGCATCCTGTGCCCGAGGGCGGTTCAGGATTGCCCGGCGCCCAGGGCTGCATGGGCTGGGTGACCAGCGCCCGTGAACAACTGGCGACATTGGGGTGGGCGGACTATCACGGCTGGTGGTTGGCCTGCGGCACCGGCACATCGCTGGCGGGGCTGGTGCTGGCTGAAGCGGGGGAGCGCCCGGTCTATGGCGTGCTGGCGGTGCCCCAGGATCACGGCGTGGCGCAGCAGGTCGCAAGCATCATGGCAACGGCGGGGCTTTGTAGTCCGCGTTATGAGTTGTTCGACGGCAGCCGTGGCGGGTTCGCCCGGGTCGATGCCGAACTCAGCGCCTTCATCGAAACCACCGCTGCCCTCGAGCTGGAGCCGTTGTACACCGGCAAAGCGCTGATGTTGCTCAAGACACAGGTCGAGGCCGGGCGGTTTGTCCCAGGTACCCGCTTGATCTTCGTGCACACCGGCGGCTTGCAAGGCCGCCGAGGGTTCGAGTAA
- a CDS encoding NADPH-dependent 2,4-dienoyl-CoA reductase, with protein MTASHYPNLLAPLDLGFTTLRNRTLMGSMHTGLEEKPGGFERMAAYFAERARGGVGLMVTGGIGPNDEGGVYSGAAKLTTEEEALKHQIVTRAVHEAGGKICMQILHAGRYAYSPKQVAPSAIQAPINPFKPKALDEEGIEKQISDFVTCSVLAQQAEYDGVEIMGSEGYFINQFLAAHTNHRTDRWGGSYENRMRLPVEIVRRVREAVGPNFIIIFRLSMLDLVEGGSSWDEIVQLAKAIEQAGATMINTGIGWHEARIPTIATKVPRAAFSKVTAKLRGSVNIPLITTNRINTPEVAEQILAEGDADMVSMARPFLADPEFVNKAAAGRGDEINTCIGCNQACLDHTFGGKLTSCLVNPRACHETELNYLPVTQVKKIAVVGAGPAGLSAATVAAERGHQVTLFDSASEIGGQFNVAKRVPGKEEFFETLRYFHRKLQTSHVELCLDTRVDVAQLVAGGYDEIILATGIAPRMPAIPGVEHAKVLSYLDVILERKPVGRSVAVIGAGGIGFDVSEFLVHQGVATSQDREAFWKEWGIDTQLQARGGVAGIKAEPHAPARQVFLLQRKKSKVGDGLGKTTGWIHRTGLKNKQVQMLNSVEYLKIDDDGLHIRIGETGEPQVLPVDNIVICAGQDPLRELQEGLEAAGQNVHLIGGADVAAELDAKRAINQGSRLAAQL; from the coding sequence ATGACCGCCTCTCATTACCCGAACCTGTTGGCCCCGTTGGACCTGGGCTTTACCACGTTGCGCAACCGTACCCTGATGGGCTCGATGCACACCGGTCTTGAAGAGAAGCCCGGCGGTTTCGAACGCATGGCGGCGTATTTTGCCGAGCGGGCCCGGGGCGGTGTGGGCCTGATGGTCACCGGCGGGATCGGGCCGAACGACGAGGGCGGCGTGTACTCCGGCGCCGCCAAGCTGACCACTGAAGAAGAGGCTCTCAAGCATCAGATCGTCACCCGGGCGGTACACGAGGCCGGTGGCAAGATCTGCATGCAGATTCTTCACGCCGGGCGCTATGCCTACAGCCCCAAGCAAGTGGCGCCGAGCGCGATCCAGGCGCCGATCAACCCGTTCAAGCCCAAGGCGTTGGACGAGGAGGGTATCGAGAAGCAGATCAGTGATTTCGTCACCTGTTCGGTGCTGGCCCAGCAAGCCGAATACGACGGTGTCGAAATCATGGGCTCGGAAGGTTATTTCATTAACCAGTTCCTAGCGGCCCACACCAACCACCGTACTGACCGCTGGGGCGGCAGCTACGAAAATCGCATGCGCCTGCCGGTGGAAATCGTGCGTCGGGTACGCGAAGCGGTTGGCCCGAATTTCATCATTATTTTTCGTTTATCGATGCTCGACCTGGTAGAGGGCGGCAGTTCCTGGGACGAGATCGTCCAGTTGGCCAAGGCCATCGAGCAGGCCGGTGCGACGATGATCAACACCGGCATCGGCTGGCATGAGGCGCGGATCCCCACCATTGCCACCAAGGTTCCGCGGGCGGCGTTCAGTAAAGTCACGGCCAAACTGCGTGGTTCGGTGAATATCCCGCTGATCACCACCAACCGTATCAACACCCCGGAAGTGGCCGAGCAGATTCTCGCCGAAGGTGACGCCGACATGGTTTCCATGGCGCGGCCGTTCCTGGCGGACCCGGAGTTCGTCAACAAGGCAGCCGCGGGGCGTGGCGATGAAATCAATACCTGCATCGGCTGCAACCAGGCCTGCCTCGACCATACCTTTGGCGGCAAGCTCACCAGTTGCCTGGTGAACCCACGGGCGTGCCATGAAACCGAGCTCAACTACTTGCCGGTGACGCAGGTGAAGAAAATCGCTGTTGTGGGCGCCGGCCCGGCCGGGCTGTCCGCCGCTACGGTGGCGGCCGAGCGCGGTCATCAGGTGACGTTGTTCGATTCGGCCAGTGAGATCGGTGGCCAGTTCAACGTTGCCAAGCGCGTGCCGGGCAAGGAAGAGTTTTTTGAAACCCTGCGTTACTTCCATCGCAAATTGCAGACCAGCCACGTCGAGCTGTGCCTCGACACCCGTGTGGATGTGGCACAGCTGGTGGCGGGCGGTTACGACGAGATTATCCTCGCCACCGGTATCGCGCCGCGCATGCCGGCGATTCCCGGCGTGGAGCATGCCAAGGTGCTGAGCTACCTGGACGTGATCCTCGAGCGCAAGCCGGTGGGTCGCAGCGTGGCGGTGATCGGCGCGGGCGGTATCGGCTTCGATGTGTCGGAGTTCCTGGTGCATCAGGGCGTCGCCACCAGCCAGGACCGCGAAGCGTTCTGGAAGGAATGGGGGATCGACACCCAGCTCCAGGCTCGCGGCGGCGTGGCCGGGATCAAGGCCGAGCCTCATGCCCCGGCGCGTCAGGTGTTCCTGTTGCAGCGCAAGAAATCCAAGGTGGGCGACGGCTTGGGCAAGACCACCGGTTGGATTCACCGCACGGGGTTGAAGAACAAGCAGGTGCAGATGCTCAACAGCGTCGAGTACCTGAAGATCGACGATGACGGTCTGCACATTCGCATCGGCGAAACCGGCGAGCCGCAAGTACTGCCGGTGGACAACATCGTGATCTGTGCCGGCCAGGATCCGTTGCGCGAGTTGCAGGAAGGCTTGGAAGCAGCGGGGCAGAACGTGCACCTCATCGGCGGTGCCGACGTGGCGGCGGAGCTGGATGCCAAGCGGGCGATCAACCAGGGGTCGCGGTTGGCGGCGCAGTTGTAA
- a CDS encoding nitrilase-related carbon-nitrogen hydrolase produces the protein MRKLLYLLFSLALIAALITYALWTTDRQTGHYLSDLRINLAVDQGTPADRGNLLGIQPELFPTDYQSLEHLHRKLAAYLQSARDQGFLNDKTIVVLPEHIGTWLMVSGEKDELYQAATLKDAMNWLAVSNPLAFVQALLSAQGDNRLDDAYLRMKADTMARDYQALFGGLAKEFGVTLVAGSIVLPEPSVSEGELKVGGGALYNSSLVFGSDGRPIGQPQRQQHPVFEQRDVLGADRPNVSRVIDTPAGRLGVLIGSDSWYPLHYRQLDEQGVELIAVPAFVSGRDTWDKPWSGYKSVSTPSEVSLKPGEVSEGQAWHRLTLTSQQPISRARGGVSVFLRGQFWDGGSAGQSFISHNGEHFSAGEARGARLLNLWL, from the coding sequence ATGCGCAAACTTCTGTACCTGCTGTTCTCACTGGCCTTGATTGCCGCCCTGATCACTTATGCACTGTGGACGACGGATCGCCAGACGGGTCATTACCTGTCAGACCTGCGCATCAACCTGGCGGTCGACCAAGGCACCCCGGCCGACCGGGGCAATTTGCTGGGCATCCAACCCGAGTTATTTCCCACCGACTACCAGAGCCTCGAGCACCTGCATCGCAAACTGGCGGCCTATTTGCAGAGCGCTCGCGACCAGGGGTTTCTCAATGACAAAACCATCGTGGTTTTGCCCGAGCACATCGGCACCTGGTTAATGGTCAGCGGTGAAAAGGACGAGTTGTATCAGGCCGCCACGTTGAAGGACGCCATGAACTGGCTGGCGGTCAGCAACCCGTTGGCGTTTGTCCAAGCGTTGCTCAGTGCTCAAGGCGACAATCGACTGGACGATGCCTACCTGCGCATGAAAGCCGACACCATGGCCCGCGATTACCAGGCGCTGTTCGGCGGGCTGGCCAAGGAATTCGGCGTGACGCTGGTGGCCGGCTCCATCGTGCTGCCCGAGCCCAGCGTCAGCGAAGGTGAACTGAAAGTCGGTGGCGGCGCGCTGTATAACAGCAGCCTGGTGTTCGGCAGCGATGGACGGCCGATTGGCCAGCCCCAGCGTCAACAACACCCGGTGTTCGAACAGCGGGACGTGCTGGGGGCTGACCGCCCGAATGTAAGCCGCGTCATCGACACCCCCGCCGGGCGCCTGGGCGTGCTGATTGGCAGCGACAGCTGGTACCCCCTTCACTATCGACAACTCGACGAGCAAGGCGTGGAACTGATCGCCGTACCCGCCTTCGTCAGCGGCCGCGACACTTGGGACAAACCCTGGAGTGGCTATAAGAGCGTGTCCACGCCGAGCGAAGTGAGCCTCAAGCCTGGGGAGGTCAGTGAAGGCCAAGCCTGGCATCGCCTGACGCTGACCAGCCAGCAGCCCATCAGCCGGGCCAGGGGCGGCGTCAGCGTCTTCCTGCGGGGCCAGTTCTGGGACGGCGGCAGCGCCGGCCAGAGTTTCATCAGCCACAACGGCGAACACTTCTCCGCCGGCGAGGCCCGTGGCGCCCGCCTGCTGAACCTTTGGTTGTGA
- a CDS encoding AraC family transcriptional regulator — MKPQPMRLGDLSVGFVHSLADAVASHGQDPRPLLEQYGLDAARLAEPGARLSIPRYMRLGHTAIQQTQDPALGLRMGQLSRLSQAGLAGVTAAQAPTVREAARCMIRFEPLYGSNYRGQSSFHEDARGAWLRFYSISPYNAYNRFVVDSIISGWLTQLSSVGGVALRAERIDIEFEEPAYLEAYRLFGDCPIQFGAEQNQLRLGLDSLALRNPQHCPSTWQHLVQLCERELEQLTRTRSLRERITQLLGPLLNGGREPDLEEVAARLKLPTWTLRRKLAEEGTQFRAILNDTRRDLAMTYIRDTELAFGEIAYLLGFASAEAFQRAFKRWNDQTPGEFRRSHRII; from the coding sequence ATGAAACCGCAGCCGATGCGCTTGGGGGATCTGTCGGTGGGCTTCGTCCACAGCCTGGCGGACGCGGTTGCCAGCCACGGACAGGATCCCCGGCCCTTGCTTGAACAGTACGGTCTGGATGCCGCACGCCTGGCCGAGCCGGGGGCTCGATTGTCAATCCCGCGCTACATGCGCCTGGGCCACACCGCGATCCAGCAGACCCAGGATCCGGCCCTGGGTCTGCGCATGGGCCAACTCAGCCGTTTGAGCCAGGCCGGGCTGGCAGGGGTCACCGCTGCCCAGGCACCGACAGTACGCGAAGCCGCGCGCTGCATGATCCGCTTCGAGCCACTGTATGGTTCCAACTATCGCGGCCAATCGAGCTTTCATGAGGACGCCCGGGGCGCATGGCTGCGGTTCTATTCCATCAGCCCGTATAACGCCTACAACCGCTTCGTCGTGGATTCGATCATATCCGGCTGGCTGACGCAGTTATCCAGTGTCGGCGGCGTGGCGCTGCGGGCCGAACGCATAGACATCGAATTCGAGGAGCCGGCGTACCTGGAGGCCTACCGGCTGTTCGGCGACTGCCCAATCCAGTTTGGCGCCGAACAGAATCAGCTGCGCCTGGGCCTGGACAGCCTCGCCCTGCGCAATCCACAGCATTGCCCCAGCACCTGGCAGCACCTGGTGCAGTTGTGTGAACGGGAACTGGAACAGTTGACCCGCACCCGCAGCCTGCGTGAACGCATCACCCAACTGTTGGGGCCGTTGCTCAATGGCGGTCGGGAGCCCGACCTGGAAGAAGTGGCAGCACGCCTGAAGCTGCCGACCTGGACCCTGCGACGCAAGTTGGCCGAGGAAGGCACGCAATTTCGCGCCATCCTCAACGACACCCGTCGGGACCTGGCCATGACCTATATCCGCGATACCGAACTGGCGTTCGGCGAAATCGCCTACCTGTTGGGCTTCGCCTCAGCCGAGGCGTTTCAACGGGCCTTCAAGCGCTGGAACGATCAGACGCCTGGAGAATTTCGTCGCAGTCATCGGATCATTTGA
- a CDS encoding DUF2242 domain-containing protein, which yields MFRSPHMRTFGLALALAAAAGCSSKKTAIYEHENFDDSGTFSRTYPVSDAATCEAGRRALLSQGYIITSSDAKLVSGHKSFQQTGETHMEISFNLVCAEDGGAGHRATMFANALQDRYALKKTNNSASLGVGVLGSVSMPIGSSDDSMVKVASETVSAAKFYERFFALVELFLPPEAKKPVENVEKPKTELGVPETKVEPAALMPAPEAVAPQAAPAPVETAPAASEPITPPAEPAPIAPESPEPAPLAPESQEPAPIAPDTPAPATDTITAPPPSTLPAPSEPIQPLP from the coding sequence ATGTTCAGATCACCTCACATGCGCACCTTCGGGCTTGCATTGGCGCTGGCCGCCGCAGCCGGTTGCTCGTCCAAGAAAACCGCCATTTACGAGCATGAAAACTTCGATGATTCCGGTACGTTCTCGCGGACTTATCCAGTGAGTGATGCCGCGACCTGTGAAGCCGGGCGCCGGGCATTGCTCAGCCAGGGCTACATCATTACCAGCAGCGATGCGAAACTGGTCAGCGGTCACAAGAGCTTCCAGCAGACCGGCGAAACCCACATGGAGATCAGCTTCAACCTGGTCTGTGCCGAAGACGGCGGTGCCGGACACCGTGCGACCATGTTCGCCAACGCCCTGCAGGACCGCTATGCCCTGAAGAAAACCAACAACTCCGCCAGCCTGGGCGTGGGGGTGCTGGGGTCGGTGTCGATGCCGATCGGCTCGTCAGATGATTCGATGGTCAAGGTCGCCAGTGAAACCGTGTCGGCGGCCAAGTTCTACGAGCGATTCTTTGCTCTGGTGGAACTGTTCCTGCCACCAGAAGCGAAGAAACCCGTTGAGAACGTCGAAAAACCAAAAACCGAGTTGGGTGTTCCGGAAACCAAGGTCGAGCCGGCGGCGCTGATGCCAGCTCCTGAAGCTGTCGCGCCGCAAGCTGCGCCAGCGCCCGTCGAAACCGCCCCCGCAGCCTCGGAGCCGATCACCCCGCCAGCCGAGCCGGCGCCGATTGCTCCCGAGTCGCCAGAGCCGGCGCCGCTTGCTCCCGAGTCGCAAGAGCCAGCGCCGATCGCTCCCGACACGCCCGCGCCAGCGACGGACACCATCACTGCTCCTCCGCCCAGTACGCTGCCTGCTCCGAGCGAGCCGATCCAGCCGCTCCCCTGA
- a CDS encoding SurA N-terminal domain-containing protein, translated as MLQNIRDNSQGWIAKTIIGVIVALMALTGFDAIFQATTNSNDAAKVNGEEISQNELSQAVDMQRRQLMQQLGKDFDASLLDEKMLRDSALKGLIERKLLLQGAHESKFAFSEAALDQVILQTPEFQVDGKFSAERFDQVIRQLGYSRLQFRQMLAQEMLIGQLRAGLAGSGFVTDAQVLAFARLEKQTRDFATLNIKADPSSVKLTDDEVKAYYDKHAKEFMTPDQVVIDYLELKKASFFDQVSVKDEDLQAAYQKEIANLSEQRRAAHILIEVNDKVTEAQAKAKIEEIQARLAKGESFEALAKEFSQDPGSANSGGDLGYAGPGVYDPAFEKALYALGKDQVSAPVRTDFGLHLIKLLGVEAPEVPSFASLKDKLTRELKTLQVEQRFVEATKQLEDASFEASDLAQPAQDLKLTVHTSAPFGREGGEGIAANRAVVTAAFSPEVLDEGANSTAIELDPETVVVLRAKEHRKPEQMPLESVAGAIRTQLSKEHASAAAKTQADELIASLRDGKTALDKPIVGQSWKVSEAATRNQEGIDPAVLQALFRMPKPESKDKPTFTSVTLPDGSLVVVRLNGVNEAAAPTDEEKAQYRQYLASRIGQQDFAAYRKQLESQADIKRF; from the coding sequence ATGCTGCAGAATATCAGGGACAATTCACAAGGCTGGATTGCCAAGACCATCATCGGGGTCATCGTCGCATTGATGGCGTTGACCGGTTTCGATGCCATTTTTCAAGCTACCACCAACAGCAATGACGCGGCCAAGGTCAACGGCGAAGAAATCAGCCAGAACGAGCTGAGCCAGGCGGTCGATATGCAACGCCGTCAGCTCATGCAACAGCTGGGCAAGGATTTTGACGCTTCTTTGCTGGACGAAAAAATGCTGCGTGATTCGGCGCTCAAGGGCCTGATCGAGCGCAAGCTGTTGCTGCAAGGCGCGCACGAATCGAAATTCGCGTTCTCCGAAGCCGCGCTGGATCAGGTGATCCTGCAAACGCCTGAGTTTCAGGTCGATGGCAAATTCAGCGCCGAGCGGTTCGATCAGGTGATCCGCCAGCTGGGTTACAGCCGTTTGCAATTCCGCCAGATGCTGGCTCAGGAAATGCTGATCGGTCAGCTGCGTGCAGGCCTGGCTGGCAGCGGTTTCGTCACTGATGCCCAGGTGCTTGCATTCGCTCGCCTGGAAAAACAGACCCGTGATTTTGCCACCTTGAACATCAAGGCCGATCCGTCGTCCGTGAAGCTGACCGATGACGAGGTCAAGGCTTACTACGATAAGCATGCCAAGGAATTCATGACGCCTGATCAGGTGGTCATTGATTACCTGGAGTTGAAGAAGGCCTCGTTCTTCGACCAGGTCAGCGTGAAGGATGAAGACCTGCAGGCTGCCTATCAGAAAGAAATCGCGAACCTGTCCGAGCAGCGTCGGGCTGCGCACATTTTGATCGAGGTGAACGACAAGGTCACTGAAGCCCAGGCCAAGGCGAAGATCGAAGAAATCCAGGCGCGCCTGGCCAAAGGCGAATCGTTTGAAGCCCTGGCCAAGGAGTTTTCCCAGGATCCGGGCTCGGCGAACAGCGGCGGCGATCTGGGTTATGCCGGTCCAGGCGTCTACGACCCCGCGTTCGAAAAGGCACTGTATGCCTTGGGCAAGGACCAGGTCTCGGCGCCGGTGCGCACCGACTTCGGTCTGCATTTGATCAAGCTGCTGGGTGTCGAAGCGCCCGAGGTACCCTCGTTTGCCAGCCTCAAGGACAAGCTGACCCGCGAGCTTAAAACCCTGCAGGTAGAGCAGCGTTTCGTGGAGGCGACCAAACAACTGGAGGACGCCTCGTTCGAAGCCTCCGACCTGGCGCAACCGGCCCAGGACTTGAAACTGACCGTTCACACGTCGGCGCCATTCGGTCGTGAGGGCGGCGAGGGGATTGCCGCCAACCGCGCCGTGGTGACTGCTGCGTTCAGTCCGGAAGTGCTGGATGAGGGTGCCAACAGCACCGCCATCGAGCTGGACCCGGAGACCGTCGTGGTGCTGCGTGCAAAGGAACACCGCAAGCCTGAGCAAATGCCACTGGAAAGCGTGGCCGGGGCAATTCGCACCCAGCTGTCCAAGGAGCACGCCAGCGCGGCAGCCAAGACCCAGGCCGATGAGTTGATCGCCAGCCTGCGTGACGGCAAGACGGCGTTGGATAAGCCTATCGTCGGCCAAAGCTGGAAGGTCAGCGAAGCGGCAACCCGCAACCAGGAAGGTATCGATCCGGCGGTGCTGCAAGCACTGTTCCGCATGCCTAAGCCCGAGTCGAAGGACAAGCCGACATTCACCAGCGTGACCTTGCCCGATGGCAGTCTGGTGGTCGTGCGTCTGAATGGCGTGAATGAAGCGGCGGCACCGACCGACGAAGAGAAAGCCCAGTACCGTCAGTATCTCGCTTCTCGTATCGGCCAACAGGACTTCGCGGCTTATCGCAAGCAGTTGGAGAGCCAGGCGGACATCAAGCGTTTCTGA
- a CDS encoding HU family DNA-binding protein: MNKSELIDAIAASADIPKAAAGRALDAVIESVTGALKAGDSVVLVGFGTFSVTDRPARTGRNPQTGKTLEIPAAKKPGFKAGKALKEAVN, translated from the coding sequence GTGAACAAGTCGGAACTGATTGATGCTATCGCTGCATCCGCTGATATCCCGAAAGCTGCTGCTGGCCGTGCGCTGGACGCTGTAATCGAATCCGTCACTGGCGCTCTCAAAGCCGGCGACTCCGTTGTTCTGGTCGGTTTCGGCACCTTCTCCGTGACTGATCGTCCAGCTCGTACCGGTCGCAATCCGCAGACCGGCAAGACGCTGGAGATTCCTGCTGCCAAAAAGCCAGGTTTCAAAGCTGGTAAAGCGCTGAAAGAAGCCGTTAACTAA